From a single Anabas testudineus chromosome 5, fAnaTes1.2, whole genome shotgun sequence genomic region:
- the hrh1 gene encoding histamine H1 receptor, giving the protein MMESSLSLSTDPLHLNADSYVNYSNNNWSGLLDGDTLRSNHTLHDHFHTALLGVFLGLLSLLTIIMNLLVLYAVKKEKSLHTVGNLYIVSLSVADLIVGATVMPLNLMYLLEDEWKLGRAVCQFWLIMDYVASTASIFSLFILCLDRYRSVRQPLKYLKYRTRGQASVMICGAWLLSMTWIIPILGWRSFTHVELKPEEENKCDTDFRFVTWFKVITAVFNFYVPSILMMWFYVHIYLAVRQHLRDRERIIHPTDSFGENENARNAQMPKNNDSKSPKKEPEVPAKLSKKQRLLDQNTLDQVYSLEDAGKTKTAPLRAHRKIGVKCPQISLLDMTTKRLRIAQKSKMCSLSPGEKQPDTETPLSRPSVPQDVVCSEGNNENKLQASLNECHVTVPNSVSGVCDIGQVSDVQRYTSVLYNNYDLGGALPWTDEGAEQAKLDPANPVTLKQTWQRFIDQSRQRIQSLRIHKEHKAAKQLGFIIAAFLLCWIPYFIAFMVMAFCPECVHHDLHMFTIWLGYINSTLNPFIYPLCNGNFKRVFKNILNIRL; this is encoded by the coding sequence ATGATGGAATCCAGTCTGTCACTTTCCACAGACCCTCTACACCTCAACGCCGACAGCTATGTGaattacagcaacaacaactggAGCGGCCTCCTCGATGGCGACACACTGAGGAGCAATCACACCCTCCATGACCACTTCCACACTGCCCTGCTCGGCGTCTTCCTGGGGCTCCTTTCGCTCCTCACCATTATAATGAACCTGCTTGTTCTCTATGCCGTCAAGAAGGAGAAGAGCCTCCACACTGTCGGAAACCTCTACATCGTCAGCCTGTCGGTGGCAGATCTAATTGTTGGGGCTACAGTTATGCCTCTGAACCTGATGTACCTTCTGGAGGATGAATGGAAGCTGGGCCGGGCTGTATGCCAATTCTGGCTTATTATGGACTATGTGGCGAGCACAGCTTCAATTTTCAGCTTGTTTATCCTTTGTTTGGATCGCTACCGCTCTGTCAGACAACCGCTGAAGTATCTGAAATATCGAACACGGGGGCAAGCCAGTGTGATGATTTGTGGAGCCTGGCTGCTGTCGATGACATGGATTATTCCTATTTTAGGATGGAGGTCCTTCACACACGTAGAACTTAAACCGGAGGAGGAGAACAAGTGTGACACGGATTTCCGCTTTGTCACATGGTTTAAGGTCATTACCGCAGTCTTCAATTTCTATGTACCTTCTATTTTGATGATGTGGTTTTATGTGCACATCTACTTGGCAGTAAGGCAACACCTGcgggacagagagagaatcaTTCATCCAACCGATTCATTTGGGGAAAATGAGAATGCACGAAATGCTCAAATGCCTAAGAACAATGACTCCAAATCACCCAAGAAGGAACCGGAGGTTCCGGCCAAACTATCTAAAAAACAACGCCTGCTGGACCAGAATACTCTTGATCAGGTGTATTCCCTTGAGGACGCGGGTAAAACCAAAACTGCTCCATTAAGAGCTCATAGAAAAATAGGTGTAAAGTGCCCACAGATATCTTTGCTTGACATGACTACAAAACGACTCAGAATTGCACAAAAGTCCAAAATGTGCTCCTTGTCTCCTGGGGAGAAGCAGCCAGACACTGAGACCCCTCTGAGTCGACCCTCCGTGCCCCAGGACGTGGTTTGCTCAGAGGGGAATAATGAGAACAAACTCCAGGCATCTTTAAATGAATGTCACGTCACAGTGCCAAACTCAGTCAGCGGAGTTTGTGACATCGGTCAGGTTTCTGATGTGCAGAGATACACATCTGTGCTCTACAACAACTATGACCTCGGTGGTGCCCTGCCCTGGACTGATGAGGGGGCTGAACAAGCCAAATTAGACCCAGCTAATCCAGTGACTCTGAAACAGACGTGGCAACGGTTTATTGACCAATCACGTCAGCGAATACAGAGCTTGAGGATCCATAAAGAGCACAAAGCAGCGAAGCAGTTAGGCTTCATAATTGCtgcttttttgttgtgttggaTACCGTACTTCATAGCGTTCATGGTCATGGCGTTCTGCCCAGAGTGTGTGCACCATGACCTTCACATGTTCACCATATGGTTAGGTTACATCAATTCCACTCTCAATCCTTTTATATACCCGCTCTGCAATGGGAACTTTAAACGAGTTTTCAAGAATATTCTGAACATACGTTTGTGA